The following are from one region of the Jatrophihabitans telluris genome:
- a CDS encoding SDR family oxidoreductase, protein MDRTALVVGVTGIAGYNIAQALLADGWRVVGLSRSARYTIPGVEHVYADVMDTDSVAAAVTGKGVTHLFFATWSRQETEAENCAVNGAMLSNTLTAVGDTSTLQHAVLVTGLKHYLGPFESYGKAPADTPFRESQDRLRFQNFYYEQEDILFAAAEKGGYTWSVHRPHTMIGFALGNVMNMGVTLAVYGAICRATDEPFVFPGSTEQYNGITDLTDARLLGRHAVWSATEPSARNQAFNTTNGDVFRWRQLWQRVAAGLGVQVGEYPGHPTPLEQRLAHADEVWARLVEQYDLQPYRASDLASWWHTDADLGREMETFADMSKSRSMGFLDYQDSEHSFLDLFATLREHRIIPPLD, encoded by the coding sequence ATGGATCGCACCGCACTGGTCGTCGGCGTCACCGGTATCGCGGGGTACAACATCGCCCAGGCGTTACTGGCCGACGGCTGGCGGGTGGTGGGTTTGTCGCGCAGCGCGCGCTACACGATCCCCGGCGTGGAGCATGTCTATGCCGACGTGATGGACACCGATTCGGTCGCGGCCGCCGTGACCGGCAAGGGCGTCACGCATCTCTTCTTCGCCACCTGGTCGCGCCAGGAGACCGAGGCCGAGAACTGCGCGGTGAACGGAGCGATGCTCTCCAACACGCTGACTGCCGTCGGCGACACGTCCACCTTGCAGCACGCAGTCCTCGTCACCGGCCTCAAGCACTACCTCGGGCCCTTCGAGTCTTACGGGAAGGCGCCGGCCGACACGCCCTTCCGGGAGTCGCAGGACCGGCTGCGATTCCAGAACTTCTACTACGAGCAGGAGGACATCCTCTTCGCGGCGGCGGAAAAGGGGGGCTACACCTGGTCGGTGCATCGACCGCACACGATGATCGGCTTCGCGCTGGGGAACGTGATGAACATGGGCGTGACGCTGGCCGTGTACGGGGCGATCTGCCGCGCCACCGACGAGCCCTTCGTGTTTCCCGGGAGCACCGAGCAGTACAACGGCATTACCGATCTCACCGATGCCCGCCTTCTCGGACGGCATGCGGTGTGGTCGGCGACGGAGCCGAGCGCACGCAACCAGGCCTTCAACACCACCAACGGTGACGTCTTCCGCTGGCGTCAGCTCTGGCAGCGGGTCGCTGCTGGGCTCGGAGTGCAGGTCGGTGAGTATCCCGGGCACCCGACTCCCTTGGAGCAGCGACTCGCCCACGCCGACGAGGTATGGGCACGGCTGGTCGAACAATATGACCTCCAGCCCTACCGTGCCTCGGATCTGGCGTCCTGGTGGCACACCGACGCCGACCTGGGTCGGGAGATGGAAACCTTTGCCGACATGTCCAAGAGCCGGTCGATGGGGTTCCTGGACTACCAGGACTCCGAGCACTCCTTCTTGGATCTGTTCGCCACCCTGCGGGAGCACCGCATCATCCCGCCGCTGGACTGA
- a CDS encoding ABC transporter ATP-binding protein — MTATDVAATAAGPAGDGSWAVETRGLVKRFGSNIAVNGVDLRIPRGCAFGYLGPNGAGKTTLIRVLLGLTGADAGTMSLLGHPVPARRDRALARVGAIVDEPRFHAHLTGRQNLQVLAAAREPAARDRIDASLKRVGILHRAEDRVSKYSMGMRQRLGVAACLIGDPELLILDEPMNGLDPAGMQEMRDMIRSLVDEGRTVVLSSHLLDEVQRTCDAVAIVDRGKVIRQGPIAELLAGTSVVVQVECSEPDRARALLEVSSLSASVGLEPGGLAITLPAGTTRDVIAEVARVLVGGSIAIYRLHPVQASLETWFLQVTSRLGDPE; from the coding sequence GTGACTGCGACGGACGTGGCCGCGACAGCGGCCGGACCTGCCGGAGATGGCTCGTGGGCCGTGGAAACCCGCGGGCTCGTCAAGCGGTTCGGCTCCAATATCGCGGTGAACGGGGTCGACCTTCGGATTCCGCGGGGTTGTGCGTTCGGCTACCTGGGTCCGAATGGGGCGGGCAAGACGACGCTGATCCGGGTTCTGCTCGGCTTGACCGGCGCTGACGCCGGAACGATGTCGCTGCTCGGCCATCCGGTCCCGGCCCGTCGAGACCGTGCGCTGGCGCGGGTGGGAGCGATTGTCGACGAGCCGCGGTTTCACGCACATCTGACGGGGCGGCAGAACCTACAGGTGCTGGCTGCAGCACGCGAGCCCGCCGCCCGGGATCGGATCGATGCGTCGTTGAAACGCGTCGGGATCCTGCACCGCGCTGAGGACCGGGTGTCGAAGTACTCGATGGGTATGCGGCAGCGTCTCGGCGTGGCGGCGTGTCTGATCGGAGATCCCGAGCTGCTGATCCTGGACGAGCCTATGAACGGCCTTGATCCCGCGGGGATGCAGGAGATGCGCGACATGATCCGCTCGCTGGTCGACGAAGGCCGGACGGTGGTGTTGTCCTCCCACTTGCTCGACGAGGTCCAGCGGACCTGCGACGCGGTGGCGATCGTGGATCGGGGCAAGGTGATCCGTCAAGGCCCGATTGCGGAGCTGCTCGCTGGGACGTCGGTGGTCGTTCAGGTCGAGTGCTCAGAACCAGATCGCGCCCGGGCCTTGCTGGAAGTGAGCAGTCTCAGCGCGAGCGTCGGGTTGGAGCCCGGCGGTCTGGCCATCACCCTTCCAGCGGGCACAACCCGCGATGTCATAGCCGAGGTCGCCCGCGTCCTGGTCGGCGGCAGTATCGCGATATATCGGTTGCACCCGGTGCAGGCCTCGCTCGAGACCTGGTTCCTGCAAGTCACCAGCCGATTGGGGGATCCGGAGTGA
- a CDS encoding alkaline phosphatase family protein → MRRHAMTGRRGIAAVSAVTLLASTAVAVGFTPAAAASNPASHSGPTLSHTHASSCQLGNGVKHVISIVFDNVHFSRDNPNVPSDLEQMPTLLKFLTSNGTVLSNTHTPLIAHTADDSLTIYTGLYGDRHGQPLTNSYKTYNPDGSTDPAGSFAYWTDPVYDTAKTPTAGHDTAPTMAYSASVPARSTNTGQQTPAPWVPFTRAGCSVGDFSTANMVLENTALDLPTVFGAGSAEVAQYQADPSSFKDAETADYVGVAVHCAKDASTCSDAQAVKYGSSSPAPSAVADNLPTEPGGYLGYQALFGHRYVAPQLGAGTPSLTHNGYPVTDSAGNLTDLDGNTLINSFAGKPGFPGFSPTATQSLAYLADMQESGIPVTYGYISDLHERKPGSSQCTTAPSAGNGKPLGPGDSCYVSNAAAYDAAFKKFFDRLAKDGITPANTEFVISAEENDQFAGANVGRATVPSPAGCNGVTVACNYTATQIGELQANINGLLSTTPSSATKFDIEPQGASIYVHGNPGAADPTVRQLQRDTAAMTADDPYTGVTGEKVVNYQAGAVEQRILHMQTSDPLRTPTYTLFPKPDYYFSTSGPNVSINNGFAYNHGYYSPNIDITWSSLVGPGVAARGVDGPQAAAGNQASDPNSRRTVPQASRIGTWVEETDLRPTLLHLTGLKDDYPTDGRVISQALSRPSRALRATTALAADYQQLNSSVGAFATNTLIADSAALASGTASSDAAFAREQRALRALAEARDALATRMKQVLADAQAGHRPSRVTLVLLRAGARALIAGSRVLAARATR, encoded by the coding sequence ATGCGCCGTCATGCCATGACGGGCCGGCGGGGTATCGCCGCCGTGTCCGCCGTCACCCTGCTGGCCAGTACCGCAGTCGCCGTCGGGTTCACGCCCGCGGCCGCCGCCTCGAATCCGGCCTCACACTCGGGGCCCACCCTGAGCCACACCCACGCGTCCTCGTGCCAGCTCGGCAACGGCGTCAAACACGTCATCAGCATCGTGTTCGACAACGTCCATTTCTCGCGCGACAACCCCAACGTGCCATCTGACCTTGAGCAAATGCCGACCTTGCTGAAGTTCCTCACCTCCAACGGCACGGTGCTTTCCAACACCCACACACCGCTGATCGCCCACACGGCCGATGACAGCTTGACGATCTACACCGGCCTCTACGGCGACCGGCACGGCCAGCCGTTGACCAACTCGTACAAGACCTACAACCCGGACGGCTCGACCGATCCGGCCGGCTCATTCGCGTACTGGACTGATCCGGTGTACGACACCGCCAAGACCCCGACTGCCGGTCACGACACTGCACCGACGATGGCCTACTCCGCCAGCGTTCCGGCACGCAGCACCAACACCGGGCAGCAGACGCCGGCGCCGTGGGTGCCGTTCACCCGTGCGGGGTGTTCGGTGGGCGACTTCTCGACGGCCAACATGGTGCTGGAGAACACGGCGCTCGATCTGCCCACGGTTTTCGGTGCGGGCTCAGCCGAAGTCGCGCAGTACCAGGCGGATCCTTCCTCGTTCAAGGATGCCGAAACCGCGGACTACGTCGGTGTCGCGGTGCACTGCGCGAAGGACGCCTCGACGTGCTCCGACGCGCAAGCGGTGAAGTATGGCAGCTCCAGCCCGGCGCCGTCCGCCGTCGCCGACAACCTGCCCACGGAGCCTGGTGGCTACCTGGGCTACCAGGCGCTGTTCGGACACCGCTACGTCGCGCCGCAGCTCGGTGCGGGCACGCCCTCGCTCACCCACAACGGTTATCCCGTCACTGATTCGGCCGGCAACCTGACCGATCTGGATGGAAACACGCTGATCAACTCCTTCGCGGGCAAGCCCGGCTTCCCAGGCTTCAGCCCGACGGCCACCCAGTCCCTGGCGTATCTGGCCGACATGCAGGAAAGCGGAATCCCCGTCACCTACGGCTACATCTCCGATCTTCACGAGCGCAAGCCTGGCAGCAGCCAGTGCACGACCGCGCCATCCGCCGGCAACGGAAAGCCGCTCGGCCCCGGTGACAGCTGCTACGTCTCAAACGCCGCGGCCTACGATGCTGCATTCAAGAAGTTCTTCGACCGCCTCGCCAAAGATGGCATTACGCCGGCCAATACCGAGTTCGTGATCAGCGCGGAGGAGAACGACCAATTCGCCGGGGCCAACGTCGGCCGCGCGACCGTGCCGAGCCCGGCCGGCTGCAACGGTGTCACCGTGGCGTGCAATTACACCGCGACCCAGATCGGCGAACTGCAGGCCAACATCAACGGCCTGCTCTCTACCACCCCGAGCAGTGCGACGAAGTTCGACATCGAGCCACAGGGCGCATCGATCTACGTCCACGGCAATCCGGGTGCGGCCGATCCGACGGTGAGGCAACTGCAGCGCGACACGGCCGCGATGACCGCCGATGACCCCTACACCGGGGTCACGGGTGAAAAGGTGGTCAACTACCAGGCCGGCGCCGTCGAGCAACGCATCCTGCACATGCAAACCTCCGATCCGCTGCGAACTCCCACCTACACCCTCTTCCCGAAACCTGACTACTACTTCTCCACCTCGGGACCGAACGTCAGCATCAACAACGGTTTCGCCTACAACCACGGCTACTACAGCCCCAACATCGACATCACCTGGTCGTCGCTGGTCGGTCCCGGCGTCGCCGCTCGCGGCGTGGACGGGCCTCAGGCGGCTGCGGGAAACCAGGCATCGGACCCGAACTCCCGACGCACCGTCCCACAGGCCAGCAGGATCGGGACCTGGGTCGAGGAGACCGATCTGCGTCCGACCCTGCTGCATCTGACCGGTCTCAAGGATGACTACCCAACCGATGGACGGGTGATCAGCCAGGCGCTGAGCCGACCCTCCCGGGCACTCCGCGCGACCACAGCGCTGGCTGCCGACTACCAGCAACTGAACTCGAGCGTCGGGGCGTTCGCCACGAATACCTTGATCGCCGACAGCGCGGCCCTGGCTTCCGGAACGGCGAGCAGCGACGCCGCGTTCGCTCGCGAGCAGCGTGCGTTGCGGGCGCTTGCCGAGGCTCGGGATGCGCTAGCCACCCGCATGAAGCAGGTTCTGGCTGACGCGCAGGCGGGACACCGTCCCTCCAGGGTCACGCTGGTCCTGCTGCGCGCGGGCGCACGAGCTTTGATCGCTGGTTCACGGGTACTCGCCGCACGCGCGACACGCTGA
- a CDS encoding PKD domain-containing protein, with protein MRIRQARIALFAVALVAVFVPALAGPAHAAPGAPNPASKVRSGPASYVPLRTAPKGVTPFDAILSNLDYNGGPLMPSNTDYIVFWSPKGLGAYGPGAPPQYTTGLQQYFTDLAHDSGGRQNVDSVATQYNDLTGATSRYHVTFGGVLLDTDPYPASQCPVNAPVIRCLSDGQIQQELEKVVTAHHLKRDFTHEYFMMTPPHVENCFSNDPNASPPFGGCSAGEVPTSLAFYCAYHQNTSIAPMLLYSNNPYVVGNPGCDDGNHPNGPSDGALIGGLSHEHNESITDPMPNDAWTNGAGPNHGLENGDQCDGQMGTPLGTTAGGAKYNQVINGHFYWYQEEWSNQGHTCLQRLPAVEPKPKAALAVTHGTGTTLTFNAAGSSARGGVAEYVWQFNDSFGADTVEQTTPTISHTFPAAGAYSIGLTVVGSDGISTGTGGIARTGHNGFTPGFTVSSTKPAAGQNVRFAALTTVSSQPVITYHWEFGDGSIASVGQPHHSYAKPGTYTVKLVMLSGTGSAFPGAGAGPISERQITVH; from the coding sequence ATGAGGATCCGTCAGGCTCGAATTGCGTTGTTCGCGGTCGCCCTGGTGGCGGTCTTCGTCCCCGCGCTGGCTGGGCCGGCACATGCCGCCCCTGGCGCGCCGAATCCGGCTTCGAAGGTACGCAGCGGGCCTGCGTCCTACGTGCCGTTGCGGACCGCGCCGAAGGGGGTGACCCCGTTCGACGCCATCTTGTCGAACCTCGACTACAACGGTGGACCGTTGATGCCGTCGAATACCGACTACATCGTGTTCTGGAGCCCCAAAGGCCTTGGTGCCTACGGCCCCGGTGCCCCACCGCAGTACACGACTGGACTGCAGCAGTACTTCACCGACTTGGCCCATGACAGCGGCGGCCGGCAGAACGTCGACTCGGTAGCTACTCAGTACAACGACCTGACCGGCGCGACCTCCCGCTACCACGTCACCTTCGGCGGAGTATTGCTCGACACCGACCCGTATCCCGCCAGCCAGTGTCCTGTCAACGCCCCGGTCATCAGGTGCCTGAGCGACGGCCAGATCCAACAGGAACTGGAGAAAGTCGTTACTGCACACCATCTCAAGCGCGACTTCACCCACGAATACTTCATGATGACCCCACCGCACGTGGAGAACTGTTTCAGCAACGACCCCAATGCGAGCCCGCCGTTCGGAGGCTGCTCGGCTGGCGAGGTGCCGACGTCGCTTGCCTTCTACTGCGCTTACCACCAGAACACCAGCATCGCGCCGATGCTGCTGTACTCGAACAACCCCTACGTCGTCGGCAACCCAGGCTGTGACGACGGAAACCACCCCAATGGGCCGTCCGATGGCGCTCTCATCGGCGGGTTGAGCCACGAGCACAACGAGTCGATCACCGACCCGATGCCCAACGACGCCTGGACAAACGGCGCCGGTCCGAACCACGGTTTGGAGAATGGTGATCAGTGTGACGGCCAGATGGGTACTCCGCTGGGAACGACCGCTGGCGGGGCGAAGTACAACCAGGTGATCAACGGCCACTTCTACTGGTACCAGGAGGAGTGGAGCAACCAGGGCCACACGTGCCTGCAGCGGTTACCGGCCGTGGAGCCCAAGCCCAAGGCCGCGCTTGCGGTGACGCACGGTACCGGGACAACACTGACCTTCAACGCCGCCGGTTCGAGCGCGCGTGGCGGCGTTGCCGAGTACGTGTGGCAGTTCAACGACTCCTTCGGCGCGGACACGGTCGAGCAGACGACGCCCACCATCAGCCACACCTTCCCGGCGGCCGGGGCATACTCAATCGGGCTAACGGTCGTCGGCAGCGATGGAATCTCGACGGGGACCGGCGGAATAGCCAGGACCGGCCACAACGGCTTCACACCCGGCTTCACCGTTTCTTCGACCAAACCAGCCGCGGGTCAGAACGTGAGGTTTGCCGCGCTGACGACGGTCAGCAGTCAGCCCGTGATCACCTACCACTGGGAGTTCGGGGACGGATCGATCGCCTCGGTAGGCCAGCCGCATCACAGCTACGCCAAGCCCGGCACATACACCGTGAAGCTCGTGATGCTCAGCGGGACGGGCTCGGCCTTCCCTGGAGCTGGCGCAGGACCGATCTCGGAGCGCCAGATAACGGTGCACTGA
- a CDS encoding APC family permease, with product MSTTLNSAAAPHDRTGRELHRSVGLFGLMFIALGSIIGSGWLLGALGAAQSAGPASLLSWILAAMLLIVLALIHAELGAAYPVAGGTARFPYFAFGTLAGFTAGWAAYLQAVTIAPIEVEASISYLASTGWAKKHLHLLHGNGTLTAVGVLVASAAMLLFTIVNLMGAKLLAASNNVLVIWKLAVPILAIVVIMSLSFHASNFHAGGGFMPYGVHGVFAALPAGVVFSLQGFEQAVQMAGEARNPRRDISRAIISAMFIGAAVYILLEVAFIGGLAPKNLVHGWANPIGAGDFGPYYTLALAAGAGWLATILLIDAVISPCDTGLIYLGTSARLSYALGEEEVLSDKLTQTNRRGVPTYSILLAFVIGEITFLPFPSWSSLVGLVTGATAIMYAFAPVSLAALQARDPDRPRPYRLPMPKVLNPVGFVAANLIIYWGGFEATWKLLTAIFVGRVLFEITLRRAKDVRRADIDWRAASWIWPWLIGITIIGLIGRYGKGAHHALPNWIDLLVVAAFSLVIFYYAVSLAMGSEQIKAAVDSEERQMAELADLNLPA from the coding sequence ATGAGCACCACTCTGAACAGTGCCGCCGCGCCCCACGACCGGACCGGACGCGAGCTACACCGCTCGGTCGGGCTGTTCGGACTGATGTTCATCGCCCTCGGTTCGATCATCGGCTCCGGCTGGTTGCTGGGCGCCCTCGGCGCGGCACAATCGGCCGGCCCTGCATCGCTACTGTCCTGGATCCTTGCCGCGATGCTGCTGATCGTGCTGGCTCTGATTCACGCAGAGTTGGGTGCTGCCTACCCAGTCGCCGGTGGAACGGCCCGGTTTCCCTACTTCGCGTTCGGCACGCTCGCGGGGTTCACGGCCGGCTGGGCTGCCTACCTGCAGGCGGTCACGATCGCTCCCATCGAGGTCGAGGCGAGCATTTCCTACCTGGCCAGCACTGGCTGGGCCAAGAAGCACCTGCATCTCCTGCACGGAAACGGCACATTGACCGCCGTAGGCGTGCTGGTGGCTTCTGCTGCGATGCTGCTGTTCACCATCGTCAACCTCATGGGCGCCAAACTGCTCGCCGCAAGCAATAACGTTCTGGTTATCTGGAAGCTCGCGGTCCCCATCCTCGCGATCGTCGTCATCATGTCGCTCTCCTTCCACGCTTCCAATTTCCATGCCGGGGGCGGGTTCATGCCCTACGGCGTGCACGGAGTATTTGCGGCCCTGCCCGCGGGAGTCGTGTTCTCGCTTCAAGGATTCGAACAAGCGGTCCAGATGGCCGGCGAAGCGCGCAATCCTCGCAGGGACATCTCCCGCGCCATCATCTCCGCCATGTTCATCGGGGCGGCGGTTTACATTCTGCTCGAGGTTGCGTTTATCGGCGGCCTCGCGCCGAAGAACCTGGTGCACGGCTGGGCCAACCCGATCGGCGCGGGAGATTTCGGTCCCTACTACACACTGGCGCTGGCGGCCGGCGCCGGGTGGCTTGCGACCATCCTGTTGATCGACGCGGTGATATCTCCGTGCGACACCGGGTTGATCTACTTGGGAACCTCGGCTCGGTTGTCTTATGCGCTGGGCGAGGAGGAGGTCCTCAGCGACAAGCTCACTCAGACCAACCGCCGGGGCGTTCCTACCTACTCGATCCTGCTGGCCTTCGTCATCGGCGAGATCACGTTTCTGCCCTTCCCCAGCTGGAGTTCGCTCGTGGGCCTCGTCACGGGGGCAACCGCGATCATGTACGCGTTTGCGCCGGTCTCGCTCGCGGCCCTGCAAGCACGCGATCCCGACCGCCCGCGCCCCTACCGGCTACCGATGCCCAAAGTCCTCAACCCGGTTGGCTTCGTCGCGGCGAACTTGATCATCTACTGGGGTGGGTTCGAGGCGACCTGGAAGCTGCTCACCGCGATCTTCGTAGGACGGGTGTTGTTCGAGATCACGCTGCGCCGCGCCAAGGACGTGCGCCGAGCGGATATCGACTGGCGGGCGGCGTCCTGGATCTGGCCCTGGCTGATCGGAATCACCATCATCGGATTGATCGGTCGCTACGGTAAAGGCGCGCATCACGCGCTGCCCAACTGGATCGACCTGCTCGTGGTTGCAGCATTCAGCCTCGTCATCTTCTACTACGCGGTCAGCCTGGCGATGGGCTCCGAGCAGATCAAAGCGGCAGTGGACAGCGAAGAACGTCAGATGGCTGAACTCGCCGACCTGAACCTGCCGGCCTGA
- a CDS encoding HAMP domain-containing sensor histidine kinase, giving the protein MRRRIVSLTVLSSLLCILLFAVPLALGASYYFRARERSDLQRIAYAVASAAADNVTSGARLAQLERPIGGVRVGLYGPDGRFISGVNEPRGAAAVRGALAGTAQQNTVGDEIVISVPVIDQDTVTGAVLATRSVSATRWQIGLSWVALVVLAALGLAAAGILARRQASRLARPLEQLSLAAERVGEGDFTAQAVPVGIAEIDSVNQSMERAAARLRMLLARERALAGDASHQLRTPLTGLRLVLERAAATPHDNAAAIAEAQHIIERLELTVTDMLHLVRGAPRPDEPLSIPDLVAHVEQRWQSTFAGPGRTLSVRVEGDLPPAFLRPDAARQILNVLIDNAGVHGQGTASVVVRDALGSLAIDVSQDGPPLTVAAQSLFAERVGAGSRIGLPLARAIAETAAARLIVTATDPPTFTLLIPPRPDGAPVPSAPVVGATG; this is encoded by the coding sequence ATGCGTCGCCGCATCGTCTCGTTGACCGTGCTGTCGAGCTTGCTCTGCATCCTGCTGTTCGCGGTCCCGCTCGCTCTGGGCGCCTCGTACTACTTCCGGGCCCGCGAGCGAAGTGACCTGCAGCGGATCGCGTATGCCGTCGCCTCGGCCGCAGCGGACAACGTCACGTCCGGAGCGAGGCTGGCACAGCTGGAACGGCCCATCGGCGGTGTGCGCGTCGGGCTCTACGGCCCGGACGGTCGTTTCATCAGCGGGGTCAACGAGCCGCGTGGCGCCGCTGCGGTACGCGGCGCACTGGCCGGCACCGCGCAGCAGAACACGGTCGGCGACGAGATCGTGATTTCCGTGCCTGTCATCGACCAGGACACGGTTACCGGTGCTGTACTGGCCACCCGCTCAGTGAGCGCAACCCGTTGGCAGATCGGTTTGAGCTGGGTGGCGCTCGTGGTCCTGGCCGCACTCGGCCTGGCCGCGGCCGGGATTCTGGCTCGCCGCCAGGCCAGTCGGCTCGCGCGTCCGCTGGAGCAGCTGTCCCTAGCGGCCGAACGAGTCGGTGAGGGCGACTTCACCGCGCAGGCCGTGCCCGTCGGGATCGCCGAGATCGATTCGGTGAACCAGTCCATGGAGCGCGCCGCAGCCCGGCTGCGGATGTTGCTCGCCCGCGAACGGGCTCTGGCCGGCGATGCCTCCCACCAACTCCGGACCCCGCTGACCGGCCTGCGACTGGTGCTCGAACGAGCCGCGGCCACCCCGCACGACAACGCCGCGGCCATCGCCGAGGCACAACACATCATCGAGCGCCTCGAGCTGACCGTGACTGACATGCTGCATCTGGTTCGTGGTGCACCCCGCCCAGACGAGCCGCTGTCCATTCCCGACCTCGTGGCTCATGTCGAGCAACGCTGGCAGAGCACGTTCGCCGGTCCGGGGCGCACGCTCAGTGTGCGCGTCGAGGGTGACCTTCCGCCGGCCTTTCTGCGCCCGGACGCTGCCCGCCAGATCCTGAACGTGCTGATCGACAACGCGGGGGTGCACGGCCAGGGGACGGCTTCGGTGGTAGTCCGTGACGCGCTCGGGTCGCTGGCCATCGATGTGTCGCAGGACGGGCCCCCGCTGACCGTGGCGGCCCAGTCCCTGTTCGCCGAACGAGTTGGTGCCGGCTCGCGAATCGGACTGCCGCTGGCGCGGGCCATCGCCGAGACCGCGGCGGCGCGTCTCATCGTGACCGCAACGGATCCACCGACGTTCACGCTGCTGATCCCGCCCCGACCCGATGGAGCGCCGGTCCCCAGCGCCCCGGTCGTCGGCGCGACGGGCTGA
- a CDS encoding response regulator transcription factor — MKYPHAMAMMLLIEDDPVIGNALQATLRDSRHQIAWAQNGTEGLRLADQVRFELVLLDLGLPDLDGFDVCRQIRTLNPNVVMVILTASDAENDVVVALEAGADDYLTKPFRTNELQARLRAHLRRGSAAGNAARTQRFDSLVIDRSRRVVELAGHPVALRAREFDLLSALAAERGSLVSRWSLALEVWGDASIAANKTIDVHLSMLRRRLTAASVAAAVRCPRIVTVRGRGFRLESDPAEHQ, encoded by the coding sequence ATGAAATATCCTCACGCGATGGCCATGATGCTGCTGATCGAGGACGATCCGGTCATCGGCAATGCGCTGCAGGCGACGCTGCGAGACAGCCGCCACCAGATCGCGTGGGCCCAGAACGGTACCGAAGGGCTCCGGTTGGCCGACCAGGTGCGCTTCGAACTGGTTCTGCTTGATCTGGGCCTGCCCGATCTCGACGGCTTCGACGTCTGCCGGCAGATCCGCACGCTCAACCCCAACGTCGTCATGGTGATCCTCACGGCCAGCGATGCGGAGAACGACGTCGTCGTCGCTCTGGAGGCCGGTGCCGACGACTACCTGACCAAGCCCTTTCGCACCAACGAGTTGCAGGCGCGGCTGCGCGCCCACCTGCGCCGGGGTTCGGCCGCGGGAAACGCCGCGCGCACCCAGAGGTTCGACTCGCTGGTCATCGATCGTTCCCGCCGGGTCGTCGAGCTCGCCGGCCACCCAGTCGCCTTGCGGGCGCGGGAATTCGACCTGCTCAGCGCGCTGGCCGCCGAGCGTGGCAGCCTGGTCTCCCGCTGGTCGCTGGCCTTGGAGGTGTGGGGAGATGCCTCGATCGCGGCGAACAAGACGATCGATGTGCACCTGTCGATGTTGCGACGGCGGTTAACGGCTGCTTCTGTGGCAGCGGCGGTGCGTTGTCCGCGGATCGTCACTGTGCGCGGGCGTGGCTTTCGCCTCGAGTCCGACCCCGCGGAGCATCAGTGA
- a CDS encoding response regulator transcription factor has product MSSLRTPGLVPLCGAFSGPLESRKSGAIVSRILVVEQEATLRGLLSRLIQDAGHEVCAVGTGTEGLAIAITGDFDLVMLELSLPDVAGEHVVGALIAVKPESRVMVVSGVTDVHRRVAVLDAGAIDFLAKPFANDELLARLRARIRADRPAHLSLAHSVSSAPAARNSPDSALPMSTAAQPQLVEPPQRPAWNESVQLDSHRRALIVKGRVIELSQREFVLMSHLLQRRGQICTRPELLADVWGVDFDPGTNVVDVYVRRLRAKLADNSIETIRNHGYRLVAS; this is encoded by the coding sequence TTGAGCTCGCTGCGGACACCCGGTTTAGTTCCCCTGTGCGGGGCGTTTTCAGGCCCGTTGGAGAGTCGAAAATCGGGGGCTATCGTGAGCAGGATTCTCGTGGTGGAGCAAGAGGCGACCTTGCGCGGGCTGCTGTCACGGCTGATCCAGGACGCCGGTCACGAGGTCTGTGCGGTGGGCACCGGGACCGAGGGACTGGCGATCGCCATCACCGGCGATTTCGACCTGGTGATGCTCGAACTGTCGTTGCCGGACGTGGCCGGTGAGCACGTGGTCGGCGCGTTGATTGCCGTCAAGCCGGAAAGCCGGGTGATGGTGGTGTCGGGGGTGACCGACGTGCACCGGCGGGTAGCCGTGCTCGACGCCGGCGCGATCGACTTCCTGGCCAAGCCGTTCGCCAACGACGAGTTGTTGGCCCGGCTGCGCGCGCGGATCCGCGCGGACCGCCCGGCCCATCTTTCGTTGGCGCATAGCGTGTCGTCCGCGCCCGCGGCTCGAAACAGCCCCGATTCCGCCCTGCCCATGTCGACAGCCGCACAACCGCAACTGGTCGAGCCACCTCAACGCCCGGCCTGGAACGAGAGCGTGCAGCTTGATTCCCACCGTCGCGCCCTGATCGTCAAGGGGCGCGTTATCGAGCTGTCCCAGCGAGAGTTCGTCCTGATGTCGCATCTGCTGCAGCGGCGTGGCCAGATCTGCACCCGGCCCGAGCTGTTGGCCGACGTCTGGGGGGTCGACTTCGATCCGGGCACGAACGTGGTCGATGTGTACGTGCGACGGTTGCGGGCGAAACTGGCCGACAACAGCATCGAGACCATCCGCAACCACGGCTACCGCCTCGTGGCCAGCTGA